The following is a genomic window from Solanum lycopersicum chromosome 6, SLM_r2.1.
gatatgatgttgttccatCCAATCAATCTTAAGTCCGTCATTTCTTTAATTGAAGGATACAATTACGGCTTTTGACTTCAACATGCATAACTTTACCACTAGGTCAaggttttcaaataaaatactcACTTAACATCATTGAAGGTCACATATCATTcgtacattcaagactaagaacTTAAGCATCCttagtcaagacatcacatattcagaCTCGTACAAGCATCAAGTAAGGAACAAAAGTCAATCAAGACAAGataccacatacttcaccttaacacactagtcattctataagcacataggaataaccattatcatctttaagtcatcctgCACAATACCATATCATCACCAATGTAACTATTATAAACTCATATAGCCAATTAGGAACAACCATATAttaaccctaagactatacacataagcacatagtcatagtttaCATGATatcctaacatacatagaaagaatacatactttcacattactttccaaataaataaatatactcatacttcacataaataaactaagaaaatcatcataaaacttcaagtagtgccgacaaggacatgatcatcaaattgcataaaataatgccgacaaggccacatcaactcacatagcaccgccaccataagtggaccacaccaatcacaatagaatttaagtttaattaatataaaataaaaggaattagggCATCATACCCCACTCCATCTTACCACTTCGATTCCAAAGCTAATTCATCCAATTCGATACCATAatgcccttacccatggccatgaacaacaattcaacataattatacCAATAATCAATAAAACTATGTCAATTCATTACACActcatcaatctaatacaacctatatatcaattgaatataattattgcatcattagatagcccatagaaaactacattagGAATCATAaaccttaagtcaatatcaattcaataagcttagCATGAAATAGATCTAAAAGTATTCATTACTCAATTAATCGAATTAATACAGAATATAAACCAATTAaccataatctatacatgaatcaaaagcccataacaatctacacatgaattcatgaatatcaaagcataatcaattcaccaatattttagtgaaatttagagaTTTGAAAAGATCAAGGGATCATGGATAATTTCATTGTAAAACATCCAttatacatcaatttcatcatatataaatGTTTGGAAACCATTtgtgcaagaacccaagacttagagtagaaattggactttttcatctttttgaaatctttgaaaatcatcttcgaaattggctctaaggtgatagaaagCCTTAGATGAAAAACTCTCATACCTTATTTGAATAATCCAAATCTAATTGAATActaaactccattgaagatcgatcttcaagctccatcttcactttgaaatcacatggaggtttttggattAACTTTGGAGGGAATGTGTTTTTATTAGGTGTTAGGGttataatgagagtttaatcacttatatactcttaaaatacccataaacactCAAAAAACCCATCCtccaatttaataaaacttggggtgaatttacaactttACCCCTCAACTTAATAGAAAGTAGGCAGAAAACAGACTGCCCCATCGACGAATGCATTTATGGTCCGTGGTGTCACCCACGTCCCATCGATTGGGATCTTGTGGATTGATTCAGAGACTCCTCAACCTGTAGGAAACTTGGCTACATCGACGAGACCCATCAACGGGTCGTTGCCTGGTCGACCGACCGTCATTTGGCCACTGCATGGTTGTGTTGAACTCCAATGTTGGGGTCCTCTTTTAGGGCCCCTTGCGGGTCATTcatggagtcgtacccagacatTTCCACCCAAATATGTTCATATACGAGTTAATGACCTACCACATAagtttcatccaaaatgaacacgtaaaactcaatgaaacatACATAGACACATAAGGTCGTCTCAAGGCAAGctttcgaacatcatggacgttcttggacgtttgaccttcaaacttaATGAAACTctacacactgcctatatacactataataacCCCTTTAAAGACCTTAGAACCTCATGATCACAcgtaaacacataaaaccaaatatgaggcacataggtgactgaGTCGTCGAACTtcttggttgtcccttgacgtttgactccCAAAgaacctaaactcttagacactacCTCAACCccacattataaaaaaatttaggaccttataccatcatgaCGAACATATTAGGGTCTagattcacctaagtcattttcaggGTCTTACATCtacccctaagtccatcattcacaaaagaaggataccattacaactttcaacttcaagggtATCATATTCTTCTATCTAGGTTGAAGGTTCAACATAAATGACcctcttaattatatttaaggtcatatttcaatcatacatatacatacatgacaaaggtgttttagcctactaagtcaaggattcatattcatatgcttcatgtatcaagtaagggacatcggtctaccaaaacaagacacacttCATTATCATCTTATCACATATACATTATCACTCAAATAGCATACAGAGACAACCAAGTAATACTTCAAGTCACCCTATACGCTTctatagaatcatcaacataaatcatcataatgTTCATATAATTAACTAGGAAGATTCATACCTTAACTTCAAGTATACATATAGACCTTCACAATGATCACATATCAAgttaaaacatgataaaatcataattcataaagtaatgctgaCAAGGACGCATtctttcacaattcataaagtaatgtcgacaaggccacattTTTCACAAGTTTAacacataagcaccgccaccatagtGGACCATACCAAGCATCATAATTGAAATACCTATCctacacaatatagagaagGTTAggtcaacatatcaccaatccAATCTCAACAACTCCAATCcatagtcaattcaaccaacTCAATCCaaaaaggctcttaccaatagtcATAGTAACCAATTCAACCCAATACTCACAATATACAATGAACCAAGATAATACAAtatgaattcatcaatttaGGACAGCCTACATACAGTCCTAACATGGTTCTTACAGAATtcaataacctaaattaaactACACAAGAAAGCAATACCATTAAGACAAGATCAAATCATCCACAATACagtcaaaataaggaaatcGTGGTTTGCATGGTTCATGGAGTTTTTAgtctaaaatcatcaaattaacacCAATTCAATCACAATTCAttgattcaaaacattttatgcaagaacccatgaacttcaatttaaaaaaaggtcttggaaaaatacttttgaagtttggctccttaaagaaagaagattcaaggatgaaaatcATACCTTAATTCATGATAAGCCACGAAATTGAATGAGAATTCATGGAGAAACCAAGCTCCAATCTCCCTTCAagttcaatggagttctagagagttGTTCtttgggtttggggtttgatttttgaataatgaCTTGACTTGGGGTTCTAGAATTATAAAActacttaaaatacccaaaaagcCCTTAAGGAACCTCGCAAATCATTTTTAGAACACTAGGTGAAATACCTAAAATACCCAAGGCTTGAGTTAGACACCTGCAGAAAATCTCATGTGCCAATCGAGGATCTACCTGCGACTGGCAACCGTCGATTGAGTCAGAGACTCAACAAATGGGAGATTAAGCTCCCTAGTCTAAGTGTAAACCTACGCCCCAATCGACGGGGCGTTGATGGACTTACGATCCGTTGACTGCCCCTCGTTGGTTGGGGCTGTTTTTGACAGCTTTTGCACAcaagttgggtcctcctcaaagacCCTTAGGTTGGTACTTGGGGAGTCGTGCTTGGACGTTTCCAACTTAATACATTCGTATACAAGTTAGGAACATATCATATCAATTTCtaccaaaacgaacacgtaaaacatgcaaaggcacaccTAAACATACACGCATGTCTCAAGGCaaatctttcgaacgtcatggacgttcttgggcgtttgacctccaaacatcaccaaactctagacactgcctcaaaacaccattataaaccattttaagacttcaaacCTCGTGACACACGTGTTAggatctagcttcacctaaatcgttttagaggtgttacataGATCAACTTCTAATTAGACTCTTTCACAAGTAGGCCTAGTTTTATTCTACGTAGACAAATCCGCTTGCAAAAGATTGTCAACTGTCAATGCCAAAGAGAACATCGCTTCATTTCCAATAAAAATTGGTGGCATGATGGTAAGGATATTTAGGCTATTGTGGATCGAAACATGGATCCCACTTGTGTGTCAACATTGGATATGACCAATAATTATGTGTATGAAATTTCTGCTTGGATAAGAGATTCACATAATCATCCAATCTTGTTGCCCTAATTCGTAAATATCTATTGCTTAACTGCCCAATGTTTACCTCCCCATTTAGCTTGCATTGTTTCGGGATAAGTCGTCTCGAATCTTGAATATCAGGCACACATACGAAAATTTTCCTACTACAACATAGCAGATTTTCATTGATAATCATATTTACTTCTTCTTCTCTCACTATCCGCAGCTCCCCAATTGAACAAGCAATTTGTTTCGGTGGAATAGGTCTGTATTGGGGTTGAGTAGGTTTAATCTGTTTGCATAAGTCTTCTTCAAACCTCTGATCAATTGCAGTTGGCCGAGCCTCCACCGGAGGAGACTGACCAATGGCCAGCAGGGCAATGACTCCAgtgattatgaattcaagaggcAGTTTGAATAAGTCATTTTCATTGTTGATCCATTTCTGCTTACCTATTGAATGAATTATTTCGTGAAAAACATTTCACTTCATCCAAGACACACCCTAAATGAAttgttaaattctttttttttaatgttattttcctttttaaccAGAACTGCACATTATAGTGCTCTTAGATCAGTTTGAAGTCTTAACCTTAACCTTGGAGGTAATCCAAATAAATTCTTTAGAACAGACTTAGTAAACTAACATTGACCCGCAGCTCCAGACTTGGAGCCTATATAGAATTTCAGTATTTAAAAGTGATTAGTTTGAAGGAATATTTCAAGTGAAAAACGAGTAAAAAAATCTTCAACTTTCAAGTGAAGTTCAAGTCGAACACAATTTCAGCTCTCACAATCATtcctttcaacttcaaatatttattttttccaagtCCAACTCAAACATCAATCAAAAGCCTCTTAGCATGCATAAATCAAACATCTATATAGAATGCACAACAAATAAGAGAACACATGAAGAGATGATATTGCGTcctataattataatatagaaAGATTAATGATCCATTTACAGCTGCATTCAAGGAATCTTGGAGGAAAAAAATTGGGGAGTGGGAAAGGACATGCAATCCTATTTAATCTTGTCAAGCTTCTTCCTCTTAGCTTTCTCTTCCTTTCTgatcttttcttaaattcatttttacaaaCGTATATAAACCAAACATCTATATAGAATGCACAACAAATAAGAGAACACATGAAGAGATGATATTGCGtcctattattataatatagaaAGATTAATGATCCATTTACAGCTGCATTCATGAAAACTTGGAGGAAAAAAATGGGGGAGGGGGAAAGGGCATGCAATCCTATTTAATCTAGTCAAGCTTCCTCCTCTTAGCTTTCTCTTCCTTTCTgatcttttcttaaattcatttttacgAACATGTGATAAAGCTGACCCGCAGCCAACAAAATGCACTTCATTCTCAACAGATCAGTCATCATCAGACACACAGACAACATCAGTTACATAAGTAGCTCCAGCTGAGGAAGTAGGAACTCCATGTACACTATCCAGTGTTTGAAAATCAGATAGGTCCAATAAATCAAAGTCAGGGTTCACATCTGGTAAAGGTGGCATAATGCTCGGCTTGTTTGCATGAGGTTGATTCTCCACATTAAAAAGCAATTCCTGAGCAGATATAGACGGATTTCGTGTAGCAGGCAATCCACCAATATCATGCTGCGGAGGCACATTCTGAGAACTAGAAAGATCTACAGCTAACTGTGGAACCAACGGTATAGGTATCTGATGTTGCGGACATTGGGATGGGGATGGTGATGATGTTTGTAGAGAAGGTAATTGGGGAACTGAGGGTGATGATGCAGCCATGTAAGGGGACTGCGGGTGATTTTGCATACTATGAGCAAGGGTTGAAGGACTGTTGCTAGAAGACATGGATGAAAGAGTCTTGAAAGGCTGAAGATGGGGGGCTGGAGCACGGATCTCGCTAGCTACCCTAAGATTCCCAGTGGAAGGGGTAATTGCACAGATGAGAGGTGGCCTGCCAGGAGTTCCTGCAGAATGTGTTGTTGAACGACTAACAGCAACTGTCTGCTGAGTAGGTGCAGGTTGGCCAGCTAAAGATAACCCAGTAACTGGTGTACATCTTACTGTAGGCTGAGAAATACAACCAGAATGAACTGAACGATTAGAGGGGACAGAAGTCTCCTGTCTAACCTTTGCTTGGCCAGCTGAAGGCAAACTGGTGATAGAGGAAGCTCTCAAAGAAACTGGGACAGAACTTTGTTGGCTAGCTGAAGATGAACCAGTCACAGGAGAAGACCTCAAATTAGGCTGCTGGGATACCTGATGGAGATGCTGCAAATAACTAGAAGGCACAACTACAAAGAACAATAATACTTCAGTACACAAGAAAAGATCTTTTTACTTGAGAAATTACTAGCCTGAATTGTATAACCTAGCAAAGTTGCAAATATTAGCACCATCTTTCTATCACCATGATGATATATGTAATGGGAGACCCCTATAAGGAAATTAAAAATGTACTCCAAGTAAAATCTGGACGCAACTGTCCGTTCAAAATTATGACAAGAAAAGTTGACTACTCTTTGGAAATGTATAACCAACATTAATTGCATACCTTGACGCATGCCTGAGAACCCCGAAGGTTTAAGATTCATGCATTTGCATCTAAAAGCATCTGCCAAGAGCTTATTCATGAGAACTTTGATCTGATTAACATCAAGTTCTTTCTTCTTCCTAAGAAATGCTGCCTCAGCTTCCTGAAGTTTATGATCATATTTCTTACGGATTTGGGCAATCATTTCCTCTATCTCCTTCTCGCAATCAGATCTCAGACGCAATTTCTGTTAAAAAAAGAGAACAACTTTAAGAAAGAAAGGACAAGGAGCAAAgaatcaagaaaaacaaaattggAACTAACCATGTCCTCAAGTATCTTGGTGCTttgttctctttctttatttatcCTTTCCCAATCTTTGTGCAGAGGATCAGCATTGAAAGGAAGAGTAGAATTCCAAGTGGCCATCTGATGGTCAGGATGAACTGGTATATTCCTGGGTCCTTGAACAACAGCAGCATAACTGTTACGTTGCAGGACTGCTTGACTAGGAAGCTCAGTGGAACCTGGCACTTGAACTGGAGTTCCAATATTATGGGAAGATGCACCATGTTCTGAAATCGGTCGAGGATCCACTCTACTGACTTCTGAGAAATTCTCAACATCAACAGATTGATCCTCGTCCGAATTACCATCTGCCTGTAAAGGTTCCATCGTCTCCCCATCCAAATGATGAGAAGATCCAAGGTTTGGCATAAAGCTCCTTCCATCATTATGGGTATCATGCATAATGTCGCTCAGTGGATCGTGAGCAGCAAGCAGAAAACCATCAGAAGCTGGCTGCTGTTGCTCAGAACTACTAATTAACGCAGCATCAGAACTGATGGTTCCATACTGCCCGGCATCAACTTCCAATTGTGTTCCCCTCTGATTTTCTGGAAGTGGCATCTCATGAGAGAGATTATCTCCTGAAGACTGCAAACATTCAAACTGATTTAGCTGATCCAGTTTAAGTGCAAAATCATCATACAGAACACCCAATGTTTTTCCACAATATATCAGGAAAAAATCATGTGTTTTTTCGAGGGTAGAACTGCAAGTCACCGAACATATTGGTACAAGTTACCTAATCTACAGCTTGTAACAAAACTAAGAGACAACTTGTCAATTACTAGCTCAAAATGATCTAAACAGAGCATGTCTTTGCAATTTGAGACATTTTTTACTTTTCCTAGGAAGATCACATATACCTGTGCCCAGATTCTGCACCCAGATGTTCTACACAATAACACAATAATACAAACACCATATAAATTTCGAACAAAGGCCACTTACTTGATTTTGAGCTAAAGAACCATCATCAGAACAAAGAACTGCTTCTACCGAAGGCAAGTCAACTACCAATTTCAGAGGAGAAATTGGGTTTGTATCAGTGGATCGAACTGCATCTCTCGGGTCATCTTTATCACTTTGCATATGAGAATTATTTTCCAGACTATCATGTTCCGTATTCAATTCCTTAGTAACATTTACTTCTAAATTATCATTCCCCAGAACAACATCAAAACCCAGTCCAGATACCTCTGACAAATGTTCTCTAGGCGGATCCCCTAATAGAACCTCAGTATGTTCTTCATGAGGCAGAGGAAACACAGAAACAATTTCTGCTGAACTGCCACCTGAATCACCCACTTCATTAGGCCGCTTGGATCTAGCAACCAATGCTCCAGTGCTAGAAGTGATTTCAACTTGCTCCTCAGCTGCTGTCATAGTTAAAACATTTGAACCTTCAATGGGAAGAATATTCGACACATTGGAAGTAGATGCAGGTACATCTGGATCACCTACTTCAATAGCTTGCTTAGAACTAGCACTTAATGCTCCAATTTCCTCTGAACTACCACCAAAATCACCTACTTCATTGGGCTGGTTGGATTTAGCAACCAATGCACCAACTGTGGACGCGATCTCAAGTTGCTTTTCCATTGCTGGCGTTGTTAAAACATTTGATGTTTCAACAGGAAGAATATTTGACTCATTGGAAGTAGATGCTGGTAGATCTGGATAATCTACTTCATTGGGCTTCTTGGATCTAGCACCCAGTGCTCCAATTCCCTCTGAACTATAACATAAATCACCTCCTTCATTAGGCCCTAGCTGATTGGATTTAGCAACCAACACTTCAGCCGTGGACACAATCTCAACTTGCTCCTCCATTGCTGGCATTGTTAAAACATTTGTCGCTTCTATAGGAAGAATATTCAACTCATCATAAGTAGATGAAGGTACATCTGGATCACCCACTTCATAAGACCCCTTGGATATAGTAACCAATCCTCCATCGACAGACTTGACCCCAGATTGGTCCTCTGTTGCTGGAGTTGTTAAAACACTTGTAGaatcaataggaagaatatcCGACTCATCAGAAGTAGATGGAGGTACATCAGACCGCGTGTTATCCAAAATTTTACCTGCATTCAGTTCCTTAACATGATGTCCAGTTACAGGGTGAACAGTCTTGGGAGAATTGAGTGAGACATTTACATTTTCCTGAGAGCACCCTATCCCATCTATCGGATGAGATCCAACACCCCTAAAGGAATTTGCTTCGGCCAACCACAAAGAAGCCTTTTGCCTTTCCTTGTTCTTCATAGCAGAGTGTTCTACCTCAAGCTCGTTAAGTTTCTGGTCCTTGTTGTATTTGAGCTCTtgcatttttcttgaaaattcagTTTctgcatctttttttttatccttcattACAGCAGTGTTACCACGTACAGTCCGAAGAACAGCAACCTGCAATCTGTAATCCTGCACAAgctcttccttcttcttttccCATATTTTCTGGAACTCCTCAATTTCCTCCTTTTGCTTTTGTACCAGGTTTGACATTCGCCTCTCACATCTACACTGGACTTCCTTAATGAAAGTTTCCCGTTCAATATCCACAAGTTCTTTTTTAGGTGTCACAATGCATTCCCCGTGTAACTTTTTACCTTGCAATCTTTCTTCCATTTCCTTTAGCACATTCAGCTGGGGAGATTCCACAACTTGTGACATGCTTCCTGTTGATGGCTTTTCTGCAACGGTTCTGGTAGCTAATAAAGAACACTTAGAAGAACTTGAAGCATTATTATTTTGATCCAACTGTTGCAGGAATAACTTTTTCAAGGAACGGATCTTCAGACAGACATTGTTTGTCTCTTCTTCAGTGCATCCAAATTGTAAGTACTGCTTGGCTAGCAAGAATGTCTCCTCTTTGTCAATCTTTTGCTTTAAGATTGAAGCTGCAACCCAACACTGAGAAATCACAGTAAATGTCAAACAACAAGAATCACAGCGACAGGAAGGATGATTTTTCTAGAAGCAAGAAGCACACTAAGCGTAGTTTGGTGTAGAGACAAGGTGCATAGATTAATAACGCAGGGATTGTGGATTAAGATGTGTACTGTTTTTTGTTATGCAGGTATTAAGATGTGTATTGCTTACTTATacaaaatgatgaaatattttaatacatgttGCTTACTTTGGACATATAAGGagtgttttaataatttaatctgtgTAATACTAATCCTTGTATTCCTATTCCAACTTTTCTCcgacataaaataataaagggaAAAAAGGCTCAAATATGTCATTGAACTTTCATAAAAAGCTCATTTAGGTCATCCATTAGAAATTTGGCTCATCTATGTCTTCGTTTGACAAAAGGCACATTAATGCCATTATTTGCTCACTGAAATAGCATAgatgagccaaacttttaacgAATGGCATAGATGAGCCTTTTCTCAAAGTTTGATGGCATATTTGAAcctttttcctttaaaaaaaagattaattaatGATGTGGCCGAATCATAATGAACCACATGTCAAAAAAATGTCAGCAAAATCGATATATTTTTTCAGTTAACAAATAGTGGCATGGATGAGCCTTTTCTCAAATGGAAATGGCGTAgatgagccaaacttttaaaGGAAGGGCATAAAAGAGTCATTTCTCAAAGTTCGATGGCATGTTAGAGTCTTTTCCCAATACAATAATCCTACATATCTTAAGCATATAATTATGTAGGAAACAAAAACGCCaatcaaacaatatattattatttactgTTTTTCATAATCATGGTGACCTAGTCAGCTTGAGAACCTAGACTAATTCCATTGGCAGCTTGCTACCTCCCGCCCACATAGATATCGGGTCACTAAAGCTTGGATAGGTGGTAAGGATCCACCTAGTGTTTTTAGCTTGAGATTATTCACTTTCGGTGCCGCACCCGTGTCGACACATCATGGGTGTGGGATCCGTAACAATTTGGTCAACCAGTTTTGGATACTTTGACCAAATTCGAGGGAGAGATTTTGGACAGATTTAATGATTTCTGTAATCAAAACCttccttttatatataaattgaaattgatgaaaatagAATACcttaaacatataatattttgttgTCAATCCCTTTCCTTTTATCTCTTCCAAGATTTTCCTCTTGATCATGATTTTCTCCTCCGAGTTCTCTTCATAATATCTCAAAATTTAGGTTGTATAACTCTGTTTTAGCCAAATCCCCGCACCCGTATCCAGACATGGATCCATATCAccaaatcttaaaatttagtGCATAGAGGATCCGTCCTCTAGATCCACACCCATATCGGACACCAGCACCCGAGTCCAAGCAACTTAGCTTTTCTTATcaactttaaattaataaaaggcTCTTAAATATAAGATATTGAGCtacatcaaatttaaaaaataatatcttctttttttggatTCCTAATTACTATGACTTGATAATTGTTTACTTGAACTATTATGATAGTCAATGAAGAGAAGAATTGATTCCaccaacaaataattttttaaaaaaagatgcgAGCAGAAAGGATGAGCAGTGGAGACAAAAAGATACTGACCAGAGATAACTGGAAAGCTTGTAAAATTGTTGCAGGTTCCCTACTAACACGATGATTCTCCATCACATATTCCAGAAACTTACCCACTGTATGTTTGACAGCATCCTGCATTTAAATGTTGGTCAAATGGCCAGCAAGCCAAGAGCGAGACATAATACCTAGGCTAACATATTATTTAGGTATATTATAGTAGACAGTTCTCGCAAATAGGAAATGCCACAAGTATGTCAATCATTccagaaaaatcattttttaaatttacataGAGGGTAATACCAAGTAGGGTTGAAGCCTGGTTCACACAAACAATTAGCAGTAAGAAATTTGGTAGGGATCAGAACCTGGTTATTACTATTAAAATTTGTAGATGCTAAAACAATTCCCAATAAACCACTGTTGTAACAATTGAATTACAGGATGAGATGGAGCATTAAAGCAAACAAGATGGCACactattaaataagaaaaaaaaaacaattatgaaTCAATAGCATACACAGAGAAAAGAACCAGGTTGAAAGGCCTCCAATAGAACGATGAGAAATCAAAGGCACTTTGTAAAACTAGCAGCAAACCATAAGAAATGTCTATAAAAGGTAAGGATGAAAGAGAAAATGCTCTCCCACATGAATTTCGAGGTCAGCCAACTTTCAACCTAAAGTCACGTCCAAGGGATCTGTTTCTGGCAACCATGGTCGGAACTGTATCAATGAGGGATAACACTATAACACGAGTTTCAAGTCTTATGAAATCATCAAACCTAAAGAAGGAGCAGATACATGATAGAGTGGACTGAACGCAGCAGGAATTTAACAAGGAGAGTGAAGATTAGCATTGAAGTGCTGAGATGGCTGAGATCAGTATTTATTGAGGCATCAAACATCCAAGGGAAGTCTGTTAAAAGATGAAATGTAAAGTACCTCTATTCAGAGTTCTTTTGTACCCttaaatacaattaaaatgGCAAATACGTCAGTTCTAATTGAAGGACAAAACAAAGCAGTCACTATTACACCGGAATCTTCATACAGAGGGGGATGGGGAAACATTgcttataaaatagaaaaacacCTATGAGCCTACAACAGAGCAGAAAGTACAATTAAACAAAG
Proteins encoded in this region:
- the LOC101255404 gene encoding helicase protein MOM1-like isoform X9, producing MPLSNRRCCSTEKSVALPAENGSGVSKNGCTVGEISGDSGRLPESCSVPGNNLHIAGLTCSTSTDGDIILKSGELGTGNCPETHNDTCDLAEVFPPPLGDLEKLGYSGACASCSRQIRLNHDSAEEELCSCAGTGRDGVCSEAAILLDSGERCNIQLNEALSVSQRGSDERMCAICKQAGKILICDGRGCKRCYHLSCLDPPLDDFPPGAWHCTLCVKKKIESGVHSVTEGVESILDVREVEVADAKGTHRQKQYLVKYHGLAHAHNHWVAEAQLLIDAPLLIANYNHKNQDVRWISEWTVPHRLLKKRSLMLSKLHGPEAGENNKCLFEWLVKWKGLGYEYATWELGNSNLLNSQHGESLIEDFNIRRKKAKRRIDKNQKGQLVKLSTLPAGGSLITDSNLLNNVNKLRECWFKCQNTTVVDDKDRIMKMVLFILSLSDVCCPFLIVTTSSSLPQWEAEFTRLAPSIDVVVYSGSRDYRRRIKSLEFYDEGGFMMLQVLLSSLEFAIEDVEILRSLSWEVTIIDDCQNVGISGHVEQIKMLATGVRVLLFNGPMKITSSEYLNLLSLLECKIGVDKTGGLESDFNEHLGKLKRVTKVTAPCSKPESSKFVEYWVPVQISDLQLEQYCATLLTNSTALRTFTKSDPVGTLRDILLSVRKCCDHPYILDPLLQPFNKGLSPAEMLEVGIKASGKLQFLDKMLTELRLRQHRVVVLFQSIVGSGSGASIGDILDDFLRQRFGEDSYERVETGVVMSKRQASLHRFNNKESGRFVLLLENRVCNSSIKLPSVDNVIIYDSETNPANDLRQLQKLSIDSESKYISVFRLYSCFTVEERALVLAKQDINHDSNLHSVSRSPNNSLMWGASNLFSRLDEYHTGGIPTTISNNSSGQLLLNDIISEFSAIISKSSDNKDTCHSIISKVQMSTGTYSASIPLLGEKKMELKIGVEPQVFWRGLFEGRNPEWRNLSRATPRNRKRVQYFDESPDPPNGDDEAGKKRRKVVNHSVDAIPGHPSPGRGEVAASKGGAHENDDIGGEHVSRSPSHLLHEAKPVRPEEGRMLYNEQKSLHVHLKAEFAKLFEVLKLSDAVKHTVGKFLEYVMENHRVSREPATILQAFQLSLCWVAASILKQKIDKEETFLLAKQYLQFGCTEEETNNVCLKIRSLKKLFLQQLDQNNNASSSSKCSLLATRTVAEKPSTGSMSQVVESPQLNVLKEMEERLQGKKLHGECIVTPKKELVDIERETFIKEVQCRCERRMSNLVQKQKEEIEEFQKIWEKKKEELVQDYRLQVAVLRTVRGNTAVMKDKKKDAETEFSRKMQELKYNKDQKLNELEVEHSAMKNKERQKASLWLAEANSFRGVGSHPIDGIGCSQENVNVSLNSPKTVHPVTGHHVKELNAGKILDNTRSDVPPSTSDESDILPIDSTSVLTTPATEDQSGVKSVDGGLVTISKGSYEVGDPDVPSSTYDELNILPIEATNVLTMPAMEEQVEIVSTAEVLVAKSNQLGPNEGGDLCYSSEGIGALGARSKKPNEVDYPDLPASTSNESNILPVETSNVLTTPAMEKQLEIASTVGALVAKSNQPNEVGDFGGSSEEIGALSASSKQAIEVGDPDVPASTSNVSNILPIEGSNVLTMTAAEEQVEITSSTGALVARSKRPNEVGDSGGSSAEIVSVFPLPHEEHTEVLLGDPPREHLSEVSGLGFDVVLGNDNLEVNVTKELNTEHDSLENNSHMQSDKDDPRDAVRSTDTNPISPLKLVVDLPSVEAVLCSDDGSLAQNQSSGDNLSHEMPLPENQRGTQLEVDAGQYGTISSDAALISSSEQQQPASDGFLLAAHDPLSDIMHDTHNDGRSFMPNLGSSHHLDGETMEPLQADGNSDEDQSVDVENFSEVSRVDPRPISEHGASSHNIGTPVQVPGSTELPSQAVLQRNSYAAVVQGPRNIPVHPDHQMATWNSTLPFNADPLHKDWERINKEREQSTKILEDMKLRLRSDCEKEIEEMIAQIRKKYDHKLQEAEAAFLRKKKELDVNQIKVLMNKLLADAFRCKCMNLKPSGFSGMRQVVPSSYLQHLHQVSQQPNLRSSPVTGSSSASQQSSVPVSLRASSITSLPSAGQAKVRQETSVPSNRSVHSGCISQPTVRCTPVTGLSLAGQPAPTQQTVAVSRSTTHSAGTPGRPPLICAITPSTGNLRVASEIRAPAPHLQPFKTLSSMSSSNSPSTLAHSMQNHPQSPYMAASSPSVPQLPSLQTSSPSPSQCPQHQIPIPLVPQLAVDLSSSQNVPPQHDIGGLPATRNPSISAQELLFNVENQPHANKPSIMPPLPDVNPDFDLLDLSDFQTLDSVHGVPTSSAGATYVTDVVCVSDDD